The nucleotide sequence GATGAGTGTTTCCTTTGCGGACTATGACGGCGATGGATTTCTGGATGCCTTCGTCGCCAATGACACCACCCCCGCTTTTCTGTTTCACAATCTAGGCGGCAAGAAATTTGAAGAGGTCGGAGTGGCAGCCGGTGTCGCGTACGCGCCGGACGGTTCGACGCTGTCAGGGATGGGATCTGATTTTCGCGACGTCAACAACGATGGCGCGCCCGACATCTGGTACACGGCGGTGGAACACCAAAGCTTTCCACTCTTGATCAACAGCAAGAGCGGAGACTTTGACGACCGAACAGTAGCCAGCGGACTGCAATCAACTTCGGAGATGTCCGGTTGGGGCAACGGGATCTACGATTTCGATAATGACGGCTGGAAAGACCTGTTTGTCGCGCGTTCCAACGTCCTCGACAATATCAACGAACTGATCCCGACCCGGCGCTACGGCGAACCGAATTCGCTCTTCCGGAATTTAGGAACTGGAAAGTTCGAAGAAGTCAGCGCTGCTGCCGGGCCAGACCTGAAGATGGAAGCGCCGAACCGTGGAGTTGCATTTGGCGACTTCGACAACGATGGACGCCTCGACATGGTCGTCACCCTGCTCGGTGGCCAAGTCAAAGTACTGCACAACGTCTCGGAGACCAGTAATCATTGGATTTCGTTGCGATTGATCGGGACAAAGAGCAACCGAATGGGGCTGGGCGCGCAGATCCACATCACGACAGAAGACGGCAAATCGCAATGGAATGAGGCGACGACATCGGTGGGGTACGCGTCATCCAGCGACAGCCGTGTGCACTTTGGCTTGGGCGCAAATCGATCCGTCAAAGAATTGGAAATACGTTGGCCGAGCGGGATCAGGCAAACACTACAGAATGTTGCCGCGGATCAGGTGCTGACCGTGGAAGAACCGCGCAAGTAGTTTTCAATGTCGCGGGGAAGTACCGAGTGGAATTCCCATCAAGTCTCCTGCCTGTGGGCCGGACTTCTTCGAATCTTCCGCTTCCTTGTTCAGTCGATCGAAAGTGACGCGAGCTTGTGCGGCGGCTTGTTTACGTCCAGTACGGGAATACGCTGAACCGAGCGCAGCGTAGATTCGGGGATCGCGAGCAAATGTCTTCTGGGCAATCTCCAATTCTGGGATGGCGCGTGCCGACTGATCGGCATCGAGCAGCAACAATCCGAGGAGATAGTGAGCAAATCCCAGGCCCGGAGAGAGTTTGACGGCTTCTTCCGCGTAGGGAATCGCTGCTGCGGAATCTTCCTTGTACAAGCAGGCCGCAATCCGCAAACGTGAGAGGACGTGATCGGGATGGTTCGCGATTTCCTGTTTGAACTGTTCCACTCCGTTTACCACATCGCGAATTTCCATGAGAAATAATCCAAAAGCGTAATGAATGTTGGGATAGGTCGGATTGTCTTTTACGACCTCCTCGAACGCAGGGCGCGCTTCGTCGTATTTTTTTTGGCCGGCCAGGCACTCCGCACGGCCGACGCGCAACACGACGTTCGCATCGGTGGAGCCTTGCGCAGGCGCAGCCTTGCCAGTCATACGCAACAGCGTCATCCCCAAAGCATTGGCGACCTCATCTCCATTGCCGCCACGCAAGCACAACTCTTCCAGTGTCTCCTGCGCAGCCTGGAAGCTACCTTTTCGTTGCAGCAGGACGCCTTCGTGATAGAGCAACACGCGCCCAAGTGCCTCGTCCTTGTGAATGCCGATGTGTTTTCCCTTCTCGATGTGTTGAAGGGAAAGTTCTTCCCGCCCCAATTCGAATTCGCACAGTCCGAGCATTGCGTAGGCATTTCCGTTATCCGGAACCAGCACGGTGACTTTCTGCAAGGCGCGGGCCGCATCTGCGTAGGCGTTGCGGTCGTACTGGATGGTTCCCAGCGACCACCATCCTTCGGCCCAGGAAGGCCGGAGTGCGAGAGCCTTCCGATAAAGGACTACCGCTTCGTCCAGTCGATCGGCATCGCGCGCGGCGTCAGCCTTGGCCGCTAGCGAGGCAAAGCTGATTCGAGAGGAAGGTTTGGTTTGTGCAGGCGCAGCAGGACAAATTGTGAAGGCAAGGATGAAGAGAAAGAGTGACGTTCGAGCCTTTTGCACGAATCTCAGTCTAGAGCAAAATGGAAGCGAATTGGATTCCTTTGCAGGCACAATAAAAAAAGGCGCGCTCCTTGCGGAGCGCGCCTGAGTGGCGTGTTGATTAGAAGTTAAACCGTGCCTGCATTTCGATGACGCGGGAGCCGAGTGCGTTTTGTGCCTCTCCGAAATGGTCGTCGAGAACGTTGGTCTGGACACTCGTGAGATTCACCTTGTTGAACAGGTTAAAGAAGCTCGCGCGAATTTCCAGCTTCGCGTTCTCTCCCAGGATGGGCAGTTTCGGCAAGCCGAACGACTTGCTGAGAGTTGCGTCTATGTCAAAGTATCCAGGTCCGGTAAACGCATTACGTCTGACGCCGGGCGCGCCAGGAATCGGGCCAGGTGCCAGCTGACCGTCTGGGCAGCGTACGGGATCCGGATTGGCAAAGAGACAGTCAAACAAGACGCCGGGCACAATCGCAGGCGGGGTAAAGAATTGTGAACCCAAACCTGCATGCGCTTTGTCGTCTCTGTAATTCGGATTAAAGCCGCCGACGCTCGATCCTGGCAGAACCTGTCCAGATCCTGCGGAACTTGACGATCCACCGCCAAATCCGTTCGGATCCAAGAAGAAGACCGGGTCAAATCCTCCCGTAAGATCGTTGCTGTTGTAGAACGGTGTCCAGGGGAATCCGGTGTGAGCATTGAGAATTCCGGAAATGCTCCAGCCGCCAACCACTTTCTCCAACAAATTGTTTTGGCCTTTGAAGATCGTGGGGGACCAGACTCCGAATATCTTGAATGCGTGACGGCTATCGAAATCAGATCTGGCATAGTTCGTCGCCATGTTCCATTGGTAAAATCCGCCGGCATAAGCATTGCTGCCCGAGTCCTTGTTTTCGCTCAGCCGGTATTGGGTATCCAGCATGAAGGAGTTGCCAATGGAATGTTTTAGTTCCAGCAACAAAGCATTGAAGCGGCCCGATCCGTCATTCCCGTAGTAGGTGATGCCGTGCACTTTGGGATTCAACTCCAACCCCAAAGCTGAGCCGATGTTGTAGAGGTTGTAGTGCTGGGTTAGGTGGCGAGTGAGGCTTCCTTGATACCCCACAGAAGCGACCCAGCGGTGGCCGAGATCGTACTCGCCCCCCATCGTGTAGTGATAGCTATAGGTCGTGGGTTGTGTTGCGGCCAGTGCGGTCAAGTCACCAACCGTGCCGGTAACTGGCAGATTGTCGGTCCCAAACGTCAGGATCGTAGCCGGATTCGAAGCGTAGCCATTCGGATCGTGAATGTTTGTGGGGAAGCTTCCGATGTATTGGATGTCAGATCCCGTCAACGTTGGTTGATTTGAAACGAACGGCGGGTTAAAGCGCACATCGAGCGTGTTGGACTGCGCGACTCCGTTGAAAGCGATTCCAATTCCGCCACGGATAACCAGGCGGTTGCTGAAATCGTGCCCCATCACTCCATTCGGACTCCACGCAAAGCCAAGTTGCGGCCCGAAGTTCGTTTTCTGGGCATTAAACTGGCCCCCACCGGTGCGAAGTCTCAGATCCGTAAATCTATTCGCTCCCTGACCGAACACGACGGAAGCAAGCTTGTCCTGCTTTTCCGTGATCGGACCAAAATATTCCCAACGCAATCCCGCAGTCACGGTAAGGTTGGACCGCAGCTTGTAGTTGTCCTGGAAGAACAAACCGATCACGTTGGAACGTAGATCCTTGCGCAGCGCAGAGGGAACTCCAGTTTGCGGATCCGATTGAACGTTTTCGGAAATTGGCGCGTCATTGAGGAAGTCCCACACATTATTAAACTGGTATCCAGGACGATCCGCCCAGAAAGGAGCGTCCACCGAAAGCAAACGTGTGAACTCTCCGCCCATCTTCATAGTGTGTGCGCCATGGACTTTGGTCAAAACATCCTTGCCTGCATAGGTCCACTGATCAAAGCCATTGAAAGACCCGATCCCGTAGCCATTCGGCGTGACACCCCGGGCCGCGTTGAAGCCGACCGAAGGAAGTCCCCACGGAGCGCTGGGATTGTCCGCCAAGTCCTTGTTCTGCCACCCCGCGGCGTTGATACGGGCTTCGTTGGCCATAGTTGCACCGAACGTATGGTTCCACAACAACGTCATGGCGCGGTTCTTATAGTTGCTGTTGAAGGTGTTCATCTGTCGCAAGCCGTTGCCATTCAGACTTGTGCTGGTGTTGGGCACGTAATAGATGCTGAACGCAATCAGGTCCTTGTTCGTGGCGTTGAAGTCCAGTCGACCGTTGTATTGTCGATGGTTACTGTCGCTGATGGTCCTGATGCCATTGAAAAAAGCGATCGTCGGGACATCTGTCAGGTTCGCGCCCAGGTTATTCGGATTACCATTGCCTCCGGTGCCCGGTGTGTTGTAGACGCAGTTGCCCTCTCCGTCCGTTTCCAGACAGAAGTTGTACGCCAAATCGCGCGATCCAAGTTCGCCCGTCAACGGCGAACCCAGGTTTAATCCGCCACCTGGGATGTAGTGGCAATCGGTTCCTTCCCTGAGGCCGACAAATGCGCAGTCCAGGGTATTCCCCGCGTTGGTATCGGTTTGTTGGCCGCCGAAGGGCCCGACACCAGGAAAACCGTAAAACGCTGAGGCGTTCGTTCCCGATGTGGCCAAGGCACGAAATGCATCGGTCTCATACCAGCCGCTGCCGTCGGTCCCGTGCGATTTATTGCTCAACGTTTCGTACGAGAAAAAACCGAAAATCTTGTTTTTCCAAATAGGGCCACCCACCGTGCCGCCCCAGTCATTAAAACGGGCCGCATCCCGGGTAACGCCGCTGAGCCCGTTGTATTTCTGAAACGCATTCAAGCCGGGCCGATGCCCCTTAAAGAAGAGGCTGCCATGAATGTCGTTGGTTCCGTTCTGAGAAATGATTTGGACCTGCGCGCCGCGGTAGCGTCCGTTCTCCGCGTCATAGTTGTCGGTGATCACTCTTACTTCCTTGATCGAATCTTCGTTCGGCGTGATGACTGATGTGCCGCCCCACGTCACGCTGGTCGTTCCGACACCGTCAATCTGATAATTGTTCTCACCGGTACGCGCCCCATTAGCGGTAATTTGCCCGCCGTTTTCGATTTTGAACACGCCATCGGTAGAACCGGTACCACCAATTGTCGTCCCAGGAAGATTTGCGGTTCCGCCGCCCGCGCTCTGGGCACCGTCACCGAACGCTCCCGGTGCCAGTTGTAGAAGTTGAAACGCGTCGCGGCCGATGGACGGCAGCTTCTGAATGTCTGCGGCGCGGATCGAGCCGCCGAGGTTCGCCGATTCCGTGTTGAGGAGTGGCGCGTCGTCGGCATTGACAGTCACCGATTCGGTGACTTGACCCAAGTCAAGTTCCACGTTGGCCGAGTTGGATTGCTCCGAAATGACCACTACGTTGTCGAGAACTTTTTTCTTGAAGCCCGTTTTCTCGACGGTGAGCGAGAACTTGCTGGGAGGCAGGCCGTTGAAGTTGTAGATGCCGCTGCCATCACTGGTCGTGGTGGAGCTCTGATTCGTTTCCTTGTTGGTGAGCGTGACCGTCGCGCCGGAAACGATCGCTCCCTGCGGGTCCGTGACGGTTCCCCGAATCGAAGCACGATATTGTGCGAAGGCTGCGCTGCCCGCGAGACACATTAGAACTAAGAGAAGAACTCGGGAATACCGAGCCACACTGGATTTCATTAGATTCGCTCCCACACCGCAACTAAATCGAGTTACTAATCCGCTGCAGCGGGAGTATAGTAAGCCAGTTTCCCCTTGTCAAGCACAGTCCATGCGGGTTTTCGTGCGTGTGCATGGCAAGATAACGCCCTAATGGAAGGCTTCATAATATGAAATTCTGGACGCATTCTATGTCGCAACGGATGAATTCGGCGTGGAGTCGGATTGTCCTCGCAACGACATTGACCCTATCGCTCGCTTCGGTCTCATACGGCAACACAGATTATTATCAGCACAGTTTCTTCGACAATAGTCTGACGGCTGATGTGTATTTCTACAGCGCTGGGAATTTTACAGGCGGAAGTTTTCTTGAACTGAAAAACAGAAAATTACCCGTTGAGAAAAACGATTTTGTAACTGCGCCGAATGCGCTTCGACTCACGTGGCAGTCAAACCCAGGAGGAAGCTGGGAAGCGGAAATCCATCTGAACAATTTTCGCAATCGACTTCCGGCTCTCGGTGGCACAAATCTCTCGCTCTGGCTCTATGCGCCGGAAGAGATTTTGGCAGCCGACCTTCCCGACGTCATTTTCTCCAATAATCGGGAGGGACTCCAGATTGCCGAGTTTCCGGGGAGCTTTACGGGACCGGTTGCACTCGGAAAATTTGCAAAAAATATTCCTGCCCGAAAGTGGTTTCAGGTCAAAATTCCTCTTTCCCAACTCCAAACAGCCTCGATCTACCCTTTCCAGCCGCAACACCTGCAGAATGTCATTTTTCTTCAGGGACGAGCCGATGGTGTCCGCCGGACTCTGCTGATTGACGAAATCCGCGTTGACGATGAATCCACCGCCGAGAAGAAAACTGCGTCAACCGGATTGCCCGCTCCACAAAACGTCCACGCGATCGGCTATGACCGGCACGTCGAAGTGCGGTGGAACCGTGTCGAGAATCCGAAACTGGCGCGCTACCTAATTTACCGCTCGCTGGACGGAAAAGAGTTCAAGCCGATCGGAATCCAACTACCCGGCACAAATCGCTACTCAGATTTTCTCGGCAAGGCTGGAGTCGCTGCTCAATATAAGGTGGCGACGTCCGACCGCAATTACAGGCAATCGCCTTTGTCGGCTGCGGCGTCCGCCAGCACTCGCGAAATGAGTGACGATGAATTGCTGACGATGTTGCAGGAAGCGTGCTTCCACTATTACTGGGAGGGAGCGGATCCGCACTCGGGTATGGCTCGCGAAAATATTCCCGGCGACGATCGAATCGTTGCGACCGGAGCCAGCGGATTCGCAATCATGGCGTTGATGGTCGGCGTCGATCGTGGATTCATCACACGCGAGCAGGGCGTCGAGCGGCTCACAAAGATCGTGAGTTTTCTGGAGAGCGCGCAACGCTACCACGGTGTGTGGTCGCATTACATGGATGGAAGCACCGGAAAGACAATGCCCGTGTTCGGCATGTTCGACGACGGCGGTGATCTGGTGGAGACTTCATTCCTGATGCAAGGTCTGCTGGCTTCGCGCCAGTATTTCCGTGGCTCCAAGGAAACTGAGCAATCGCTCTATCGCCGCATTTCGCGACTCTGGGAATCCGTGGAGTGGGATTGGTATCGCGAGACTCCCGAGAGCGGAAATCTCTACTGGCATTGGTCTCCGCGCTGGGCTTGGCAGATTCATCATCCGCTCATTGGCTTCAACGAAACGATGATTACCTACCTTCTCGGAATTGCATCGCCCACGCATGCCGTCCCCGCCAGCTTTTACTACACAGGCTGGGCAGGTCAGGATGAACGCGCTCTTCGTTACCGAAGCGGTTGGTCTAGCAGCGCGGACGGTGACCACTACGGAAATGGCCACACTTACTACGGGATTAAACTCGATGTCGGAGTCGGCAACGGAGGACCGCTGTTCTTCACGCACTATTCTTTTATGGGATTCGATCCGCATTCCTTCCGTGACCGTTTTACCGCTTCGACTTATTTTGAAAATAATCGCAACATCGCACTCATCAATCGAGCGTATTGCATTGAGAACCCGCGCCACTTTGAGGGGTATGGCACGAATGCCTGGGGGCTGACTGCGAGTGATGGTCCATGGGGATATGTAGCGCACGCTCCCGACGAAAATAACAGCACCGGGACGCTGACTCCGACCGGTGCTCTCGCATCCTTCCCGTACACGCCGCAGGAATCCATGGAAGCGTTCAAACATTACTATCGCGATCTGGGCAGCACGATGTGGGACATCTACGGCCCGCGCGATGCATTCAATCCTTCGCAGGACTGGATCTCTCCCATCTACATGGGATTGAATCAGGCGCCGATCGTCGTGATGATCGAAAATTATCGGACGGGATTGGTGTGGAAACAGTTTCAGTCCAACCCGGAGATTCAGTCGATGCTGAATCGAATCGCGGCTGAAACGGAAAAGAAGTAGATCGCTCCACTACATATGAAAGAAGAGGGAAGTAAAAAGAAGGCCGCGTAATCCGCGGCCTTCAAGTTTGGTGGGGGGTCCGAGAACTTACGGAAGCAAAGCCTTGGCGGAGAGCTGTGCTTCCGATTCCGCGTTCAACTTTTTTGCTTGCGCTCGGGCATTCGCGAGTTGAGTAGCGGAAAGCTGACCTTCGAGAGAGTGCAGCAGATCGCGGCCACGTTCGTCTCCGGCCAGCGTCGCGGCGGTAATCCATGCGCACGCCGTTTCGATGTTCTTCTGAGTGCCGCGTCCCACGGAGTACATGTAGCCGAGCTTGATTCGTGCGCCGGTTTGTCCTTTGGACGCCGCTTGCTGAAAGAGGCGGAACGCCTCGGTGTCACTCTGCGCAACTCCTTCGCCGCGAAGATAGAGGTCGGCAAGATCATTCTGGCCCATAGCATCGCCGCTCTCGGCGGCTTTGCCATACCAGATCGCGGCCGTCTTCGGATCGCGAGCCACGCCCAGTCCTTCGCTGTATAAGTAGCCGAGGTTCGTCTGGGCGCTGGAGTCTCCGGCTTCGGCTCCTTTACGCAGGTAGCGCATGGCCTCGGCATAGTCTTTCTTTACTCCTCGACCTTGCATGTAGAGGATGCCGAGGTTGTAGTCGGCGCGGGCATATCCCTCGTCGGACGCTTCCCGAAACCAATGCAGCGCCGCACCGAGATTCGGCGCCGTTCCCCAGCCATTGGCATACATCACGCCGAGGTTCACCTGGGCAGGAGCGTAGCCCTTGTGGGCGGAACGCTCGAACCATTGCAGGGCCTGCTGAGGGTTGTAGTCGGGACCGATCGCCAGCATGGAGACGATCCCCAGTTGATTCTGTTCAAAGACGTGTCCGTTTTTCGCGAGACCCCGGACCGTCTTCGGATCGCAGATTTTCGCCGATCCAACTGCCTGTTTCGTGACAATGGCCAGGCTGCACTGTTCGGACATCTTGTCCTGAGCGGCGCCGGACTGAGCGGTCACCGCCAGAGTCGACAGACTCAAGGCCAGACCCATGGCCTGCACCGCAATTTTTCGTGCAATTCGATTGGCTGAAGTGTTCTTTCTCATATTCACCCTCCGGCCCGGCCGGAAATTCTTTAGCGGTCCGGGCTCACTGCATGCACGGTGCGTTTTTTGGCTGATTACCTCAATGGAAGGAGGCTCATTTCTGCGCACATCCGAGATCATCCGCTAAAATATTCATTCCAAGCACCTTCCAGCCGGGGAGCGGAACTGACGGACGGGAGGAAACGTAGTCTAATGAGTGGTACCGAGCGCAAATGACAGAGATCAATGGTTCAGGTCGGCTGAAGTTCGGGGCTTATGAAGCGGATTTGCACACCCATGAACTCTGGAAGCACGGTACCCGGATCAAATTGGTCGGTCAGCCTTTTGACATCCTCGCCGTCCTGATCTCCCGCCCCGGACAGCTGGTTACCCGCGAAGAACTGCGCGAAGAATTGTGGCCTGGGGATACCTTTGTTGATTTCAATCATGGTTTGAACGCCGCCGTGAACAAGCTTCGGGACGCGCTGTGCGATTCTGCCGAGGATCCCAAGTACATCGAAACCTTGCCCCGCAGGGGATACCGGTTTATCGCAACGGTAGAGCGCGCTGTCTCCGAAGAGTCACCGGCAAAGAACTCGCCCGTTGCCGAAGTGGAAGGGACGAAGGTTTCCATTGTCGACCTGCCGTCCGTGTCGGCCCCCGTCCAGCCACAGGCAGTTGCGGAGTCCGCAACACTCGAAAGATCTGGCCGCTATCCGAAGAAGAGACTGCTGCGCTACCTGGTTCCGGCGGTGGTTGTTCTCGCCGGGATTGCTTGGCTGGTGGGAAGCAGCCTTCACCCGAGCGGCGAGCAGCAAGAAAAATTGCTGGCGGAAAAGAATAGGGCGAGGGCGCCGATGTTGCTCACAGGCTTATCGGACCCGACCAGCGATCCGGCATTCTCTCCGGACGGAAACCGCATCGCATTCCGCCGCAATGGATTTGTTCCCGGCACCTCTGGGATTTGGGTCAAGCAAATCGGGACCGAGGAACTCACCCAGATTACGTCGAGTGACACGGGTGATTGCTGTCCAGTCTGGTCGCCTGACGGACATACTCTGGCATTTTCACGATTCTCAAATTCGGAGAGGACCATCTACAGGGTGTCTGAAAAAGGTGGTCCGCCCGAACGGCTCTACTCGGCGCCCCTGACTTCGAAGCACGGTGAATTGGACTGGTCGCCCGACGGAAACATTGCGCTTGTCGGGGACATTGCCGGCGGAGGGTCCGCCATCTTTCTGCTATCGACGGAAGACGGCACGACTCGACAGTTGACCTCGCCGATGCCGCCGGATAGTGATTGGGGTCCAGCGTTTTCTCCTGACGGAACGCAAATCGCGTTTCTTCGCGCGAGCGGAGCACGTTTTCCTGCCAGCATCATGCTGATGTCGGCTGCGGGGGGAGAAGTCCGGCGATTGACTACAGATCCGCAACCGGTCGACGGCTTGCCAGCCTGGACGGCAGACGGGTCCGCGCTCGTCTTCGCTGCGCGCGAATCGGATTCTTACCGGTTGTGGCGGGTTCCCGTTACGCGCGGGATTCCCACTCAGATTGCAGAGGTCGGCTCGCCGGCATGGAGTCCGGCAATCTCGAAACGGGGATTTCGCCTTGCCTACCTGCGATTGAGTAACGCCCGGAGTATCCAACAGATTGATTTGCATACCGCTCGGCAGAATGCGCGGGGACTGATTACATCGGTCGGCGGTCAGAATGCCGGGCCACAAATTTCTCCCAATGGAAAACGCCTTGCGTTTATGTCCGACCGATCCGGTGCCATGGATATCTGGGTCAGTGATCGCAACGGTGAGAATCCCGTTCAACTGACCGCGGTAGGAACTGCGGGAACTCCGCGTTGGTCTCCCGATGGCAAGACGATCGCCTTCGATGTTGGCCTCGGTCCGGACTGGCGGCAGCCTCGGGCCATATTCCTGGTGAATGCGGTCGGTGGCGTACCCAGAGCATTAGTGCAGGATGCTTTCAACAACCCAGTTCCGAGTTGGTCGCGCGATGGCGCATGGATTTACTTTGCCTCCGACCGATCCGGAGCCTGGCAGGTGTGGAAGATTCCGTCGAATGGCGGCACCGCAACGCAGGTCACAACTCAAGGCGGGTTCGCGGCCTGGGAGGCATCAGACCACTACCTCTACTATTCAAAACATCGCGACGAAAATCCAGAACTCTGGAGAGTGCCGGTCGGCGGCGGTACCGAAGCCCCCGTGTTTCCCCGGGTTCAGCCCGTGGACTGGGGCGCTTGGACCACGATTGACAAAGGAATCTTTTTCGTCGGGACCGGGCCGCAGCCGGTTCCTACCTTGAGTTTTTTCGATTTCACCAGCTTGACCATTCGGCCGATCACTATCTTTCCGGAACCTCCTTTCTGGTTGGGCGCGCCGGCCGATGGAACTTCGGTGCTCTTCGATTTACCGGGCAGTGAAGCAAGCCACGTGATGGTGCTGGACAATTTTCACTGAGCTCGCCTTTCAGCGAGATCATCGCGTGACACGAGGACCGTCAGCCCTTGCCGACCGGTTCCAGTTTGATGGGATAGGTTTGATTCGACCACCACTGCGGCACATACAGCGCGCCGGAGGAGTCGACGTATACGTCGTGCGGATGATTGAAGGTGTAATTGAATACCTGCAGCGGCTGCAACTTTCCATCGATGTAAACAGGCGGCTCGCCACCGACTGCCGACACAACACGATCCGACCCGTCGAGAATCAGGATCATTCCGTTCAAACTGGCGATGGCGATGTG is from Acidobacteriota bacterium and encodes:
- a CDS encoding CRTAC1 family protein, whose protein sequence is MVPAISAAIRFEEIAAKAGVQFITRNSPSANKNQIETMVAGVALVDYDGDGYLDIYLVNGAAIPSLKKETPAYWNRLFRNNHDGTFTDVTAKAGVAGAGYGMGVAVGDYDNDGRPDLFLANVTANQLFHNNGDGTFTDVTEKAGLAGAQADGKKMWSTAAGWFDYNNDGRLDLFVVNYCKWDVDKDPYCPLKSGVRTYCHPKLYTSLHNNLFRNNGDGTFTDVSQETGIATHAGKGMSVSFADYDGDGFLDAFVANDTTPAFLFHNLGGKKFEEVGVAAGVAYAPDGSTLSGMGSDFRDVNNDGAPDIWYTAVEHQSFPLLINSKSGDFDDRTVASGLQSTSEMSGWGNGIYDFDNDGWKDLFVARSNVLDNINELIPTRRYGEPNSLFRNLGTGKFEEVSAAAGPDLKMEAPNRGVAFGDFDNDGRLDMVVTLLGGQVKVLHNVSETSNHWISLRLIGTKSNRMGLGAQIHITTEDGKSQWNEATTSVGYASSSDSRVHFGLGANRSVKELEIRWPSGIRQTLQNVAADQVLTVEEPRK
- a CDS encoding PD40 domain-containing protein yields the protein MTEINGSGRLKFGAYEADLHTHELWKHGTRIKLVGQPFDILAVLISRPGQLVTREELREELWPGDTFVDFNHGLNAAVNKLRDALCDSAEDPKYIETLPRRGYRFIATVERAVSEESPAKNSPVAEVEGTKVSIVDLPSVSAPVQPQAVAESATLERSGRYPKKRLLRYLVPAVVVLAGIAWLVGSSLHPSGEQQEKLLAEKNRARAPMLLTGLSDPTSDPAFSPDGNRIAFRRNGFVPGTSGIWVKQIGTEELTQITSSDTGDCCPVWSPDGHTLAFSRFSNSERTIYRVSEKGGPPERLYSAPLTSKHGELDWSPDGNIALVGDIAGGGSAIFLLSTEDGTTRQLTSPMPPDSDWGPAFSPDGTQIAFLRASGARFPASIMLMSAAGGEVRRLTTDPQPVDGLPAWTADGSALVFAARESDSYRLWRVPVTRGIPTQIAEVGSPAWSPAISKRGFRLAYLRLSNARSIQQIDLHTARQNARGLITSVGGQNAGPQISPNGKRLAFMSDRSGAMDIWVSDRNGENPVQLTAVGTAGTPRWSPDGKTIAFDVGLGPDWRQPRAIFLVNAVGGVPRALVQDAFNNPVPSWSRDGAWIYFASDRSGAWQVWKIPSNGGTATQVTTQGGFAAWEASDHYLYYSKHRDENPELWRVPVGGGTEAPVFPRVQPVDWGAWTTIDKGIFFVGTGPQPVPTLSFFDFTSLTIRPITIFPEPPFWLGAPADGTSVLFDLPGSEASHVMVLDNFH
- a CDS encoding tetratricopeptide repeat protein, whose amino-acid sequence is MQKARTSLFLFILAFTICPAAPAQTKPSSRISFASLAAKADAARDADRLDEAVVLYRKALALRPSWAEGWWSLGTIQYDRNAYADAARALQKVTVLVPDNGNAYAMLGLCEFELGREELSLQHIEKGKHIGIHKDEALGRVLLYHEGVLLQRKGSFQAAQETLEELCLRGGNGDEVANALGMTLLRMTGKAAPAQGSTDANVVLRVGRAECLAGQKKYDEARPAFEEVVKDNPTYPNIHYAFGLFLMEIRDVVNGVEQFKQEIANHPDHVLSRLRIAACLYKEDSAAAIPYAEEAVKLSPGLGFAHYLLGLLLLDADQSARAIPELEIAQKTFARDPRIYAALGSAYSRTGRKQAAAQARVTFDRLNKEAEDSKKSGPQAGDLMGIPLGTSPRH
- a CDS encoding carboxypeptidase regulatory-like domain-containing protein, with the translated sequence MKSSVARYSRVLLLVLMCLAGSAAFAQYRASIRGTVTDPQGAIVSGATVTLTNKETNQSSTTTSDGSGIYNFNGLPPSKFSLTVEKTGFKKKVLDNVVVISEQSNSANVELDLGQVTESVTVNADDAPLLNTESANLGGSIRAADIQKLPSIGRDAFQLLQLAPGAFGDGAQSAGGGTANLPGTTIGGTGSTDGVFKIENGGQITANGARTGENNYQIDGVGTTSVTWGGTSVITPNEDSIKEVRVITDNYDAENGRYRGAQVQIISQNGTNDIHGSLFFKGHRPGLNAFQKYNGLSGVTRDAARFNDWGGTVGGPIWKNKIFGFFSYETLSNKSHGTDGSGWYETDAFRALATSGTNASAFYGFPGVGPFGGQQTDTNAGNTLDCAFVGLREGTDCHYIPGGGLNLGSPLTGELGSRDLAYNFCLETDGEGNCVYNTPGTGGNGNPNNLGANLTDVPTIAFFNGIRTISDSNHRQYNGRLDFNATNKDLIAFSIYYVPNTSTSLNGNGLRQMNTFNSNYKNRAMTLLWNHTFGATMANEARINAAGWQNKDLADNPSAPWGLPSVGFNAARGVTPNGYGIGSFNGFDQWTYAGKDVLTKVHGAHTMKMGGEFTRLLSVDAPFWADRPGYQFNNVWDFLNDAPISENVQSDPQTGVPSALRKDLRSNVIGLFFQDNYKLRSNLTVTAGLRWEYFGPITEKQDKLASVVFGQGANRFTDLRLRTGGGQFNAQKTNFGPQLGFAWSPNGVMGHDFSNRLVIRGGIGIAFNGVAQSNTLDVRFNPPFVSNQPTLTGSDIQYIGSFPTNIHDPNGYASNPATILTFGTDNLPVTGTVGDLTALAATQPTTYSYHYTMGGEYDLGHRWVASVGYQGSLTRHLTQHYNLYNIGSALGLELNPKVHGITYYGNDGSGRFNALLLELKHSIGNSFMLDTQYRLSENKDSGSNAYAGGFYQWNMATNYARSDFDSRHAFKIFGVWSPTIFKGQNNLLEKVVGGWSISGILNAHTGFPWTPFYNSNDLTGGFDPVFFLDPNGFGGGSSSSAGSGQVLPGSSVGGFNPNYRDDKAHAGLGSQFFTPPAIVPGVLFDCLFANPDPVRCPDGQLAPGPIPGAPGVRRNAFTGPGYFDIDATLSKSFGLPKLPILGENAKLEIRASFFNLFNKVNLTSVQTNVLDDHFGEAQNALGSRVIEMQARFNF
- a CDS encoding sel1 repeat family protein, with translation MRKNTSANRIARKIAVQAMGLALSLSTLAVTAQSGAAQDKMSEQCSLAIVTKQAVGSAKICDPKTVRGLAKNGHVFEQNQLGIVSMLAIGPDYNPQQALQWFERSAHKGYAPAQVNLGVMYANGWGTAPNLGAALHWFREASDEGYARADYNLGILYMQGRGVKKDYAEAMRYLRKGAEAGDSSAQTNLGYLYSEGLGVARDPKTAAIWYGKAAESGDAMGQNDLADLYLRGEGVAQSDTEAFRLFQQAASKGQTGARIKLGYMYSVGRGTQKNIETACAWITAATLAGDERGRDLLHSLEGQLSATQLANARAQAKKLNAESEAQLSAKALLP